aacaggaaCCGGGAACGAGGCTGGAAATTGACTTTTTGTTGGCTTTAATTAATTATAATCCTTTCAACTATTTTAGCAATTCAttcaatcaataaaaaaaaactaaaaaaaatgcaGATTTATTAATCAACCAATGCGCAGACTTATTTTTTAACTAATGCGCAGGCTTATTTTTTGATAAGTAAAAAcgacaaaaaagttttatttataaaaaactttgaatATATTTTACTTGTAATTTTGAAAGATTTCGTATCTACACACCCTCTTTTACTTTCAAAACATTCACAACAGACTTTAAGAAAAGaacattttttgcatttaaaaaaaaataatgggaAGCAGAAAAATCTTTCTTCATCTATCTTCGACCATAAATTCTTTAATTATGTGTTGGTATGCACCTAGCTCATGTCTCCTTTTAATCAAATCATGTGTTTTGCCTTTGCGAGACTTTTTCGTCATCAATCAGCTCTGTGAGTAATATTAGTAGCATCTTGTAAGTCATCATCTTTGTTTGAATGACAATAAACGAATGATGAacatttatttaaagatttaactTGTTGGGCGACATGTGCAATAAGTGAATAAATTCATCCAATATTCACCTAATATTTTATCGAACATGTTGGATAAAATGTTGGATTGATGAGAAAGCAAACACGTGAATGtggtagtaaaaaaaaaaaaaaatcgtcgaCTAGGCATAGGCTAGCTTGTCAAAAATTTCACCCGTCGTTCTTATCTGGTCTTGAGATTTTACCTTTTCGTCTGCGAACAGTGGCTATTTGTTTTAGTTGTTTTCTTTAGCACagaattaatataaataatCTTGATGCTTGCAAACTTATTTAATCGCCTGGGTAGTTGTATTGTGGGTCTGTTCTGTTGTAATGGTTTTAATGTGaggtattttttattaataaattcATGTTCggggttttttctttgtgtaGAAATTGAattaaacaaaccaaaaaaaacaaacaaacaacaacaacaaccacaacaaaagcaacaacaacaaaaaaacgtgTCGTACACATATGATAAGATATTATAAAGTTTTGATATCTTAACACACGCTATTGAGGATGAAACACTTTAATGGTGTTCACACTGCATATTCGTTAACGCGTAAAGCGACTTCGTTGACGCCATTAAACCGCTGTTAACCTTAGTAGAGATGGTGTGCGCATTTGACTTGTAaacataaggtttcaggttggGTTTCACTCCCACGGACTTAAAATGTAGTGTTAACAGCCCATTTAGTgctatcttttgaccactaaccGGCTTGCGTCACCGGCAAGCAAGATAGAGCAATGCTACACGTATCTCTAGCGATAATGTAAGATAGTTGCAGTAGTAAAATTTTACTTTACTTACCACTAAGAGAGTGTTATCAGCATAATTGAGGACTAGACACGGTAATGGCCCATTCACACTACACATTCGTTATCGGCTATAGGATATTTATTAAAACCGTAAATCCTCTTAACACTATCTGTATGAACAAGGCTAAAGGAACAGTCATGTGTTCCAAAAATAAGTGCCAAATTTGTTATCCTTCATATAGTAAACCCGCTAAATCAGATATTTAACGGGACATAAAAGTTTTTCTGTGCTAAAAAGGTGTCTTCAGCTGAAACTTTCTTAAAGtgattgtaattattttttttacagattGTAAACAGAAAGCCatagataaaaagaaaaaaattactaatattCTAAACAAACAGCTGTTAAGAAATTTTAGGACGATCCGCGAATAAAAGAATGTCTTCTGAGGTCAGTTTTATGGAGGTTTTAACTCTAGTTGAAATGTTCACGTGGAAGTGATAAAAAAGTGTTTCCTTCGTGAATATCCGCTTAAGAGAGATTTCTTTGTGAAAGTTTCTTATAGAATTTATTTGGGACAAATCAGATTGTCTGCTTTGGAGGCTCGTCTTCCTTCATTTGTTTTCGGTGTCAAAGACAAGTCCCTGGGAAAAGTTGCAATGCGTGCATTGGAAGATGGGTCATTATCAGGCATTTTTTATAATCATTTTTATTAATTCGtttctttttaatgttgtaaTATACGGGTTCGACCCTCCTTTCAGCGCAAAGTGGATAAGTAGCTATATCACATTTTCTATTTTGTGCTTCCGTAGCACGACTTTTTTCTCGGTACTATCAACACAGATATTATATTGATCTGCGTCGAAGACGTACATTTGTTAAGGAGAGACGAGTCTGCACAATGATAGTCATTCTTGTAGCTGTTTTGATTGCATATTTTGTCAAGAGAGATacaaaattacttttaattaataaaaatactaaattaaaaattcttttgttcTGACTAtaattattggaaaaaaatagaaaagaagaGCTCATTTAGCAATTACAAacgatttataacaaaaaaaatctttaattaaaagttttttttactgagAACGACAGGGTATAAGAACTTGGATAAATACTAAATTACGCTTTTTAAAAGATTCTGAAACTTTTAGTTACtcgattaacaaaaaaagtagccCAGTTTCTGGTCTAAAGCGatcaaactttttattttcgaGGATCCCACACCAGTGTTTTTCgaaaatttataaatatatgGAAAAAATCAGGAGTAATATATACGACACGAAATAAGTTAAACGAATATATCAAGTTTGGATTCAACATTAACTTTAAGCCAAATAAAAACACGTGTCTGGTAGATCAAATTTTTAAGCTCGTTAGTACTAGCAGAAAAATTTCGCGGTTGCCAGTTAATAATATTCTTTTACCGGCAGCCGAAACCAATGGCACGACATTAAATACAGCTGGTCTTATTAATAATCCGGTTGCAAAAATAAAAGGCTGCGGAAAACTTATAACACTTCGTTTAAATACTTGGTttctagaaatttaaaaatatcatacCTTAATTTTTTCATGCACAATCGTTGAGAAGTTTATTTACATCGTCCTTAACTATTTTACTTTCCAAACCAAGTTAGCTATAACCCCAAAAATTATGACAATGCAAATTCCATATGGAATACGTAGATGatcattttttattgatttttgaaTTCAAATCATCCTAAAACAAGACTGAAAGAATGTATAGTGCTTAAGTGTAATATTGTGAGTTAAAAAAACGAAGCAGAACTCCGAGAAAAGAAgccataaaattttattttgcgggaCACACTgggttttaaaataaattactgCAAAGAGCTTAGTCTGATTACTCTTCCGTGTCGAGGATAAAAAAAGTAGAAATAGATGTTAATTTAGACTCCATGTTTGagaatattaaaaagaaaaaaactaaatcaTGATTCATTAAAGACACTGAACATCCGTATATACTGAAAAATAGctcaattttcttttcttttttgtgtttgtttcagtTTTTTTCCATCATCACGTACTCCCTGCGATGGAGTGCACATGTGATATACATGTGttataacaaagaaataaaattacctACAATATTGACATTAATTGTCGCCCATTAACCTGCCCTTATGACCTACATATATGGAAAAATActagtaatgtaaaaaaaaaccaaaaaaaaaaaaccgtcgACGTGTTATGATTAAAATCATTCACGTTTTTCCTTGTTATagatatgaaaaaataaatgctCAAAAGTTAGTGTCCCCTTGATATTCCAAAATAAATAAGTAGTTTGGCGTTTATGCTTTAGTAAATAAAGGTTAGTTCCATGACGCTCCTATTGGGGCGTGATGGGTCGCCCGCAGGATAAATTAAAAGAATGTACCAATTTTAGAAACATTATGTGAAAAATCAGGAGGACTGGTTGGATGAAATTTAccctaaaatattaaaaaaaattgtgccatAAAAGCGTCCCAAATACTGCAATTCTTTTAGATAATGTGGAATCTCGGTAAGTGCCGTTGCGTACAGGCGGTTGCGTGTATCAAAATCCGTCTCCATTGTTCGGTTTTATTTGCATTGAGCTATAGAAGAACCTAACCAGCCCTGGACATGAGATTGGGTGTGTACTTTCGCGTCGTTTCACGGCAAAGCAACCAACAGGCATGGGGATCCGAACTAATTAGTAAGGCGCACGAAGCGACACTAGTGTCATAATTTGCTTTCACAAGTCGACCATGCAGATACCAGCGGATAACGAATTGTTGAAGTCATTAAAAGTTTCCAAGGTCAAACTTTGTTACAGGTTGCTGGTCATgaaattattatgttttttaagGCGAGAAAAATGAACAACATGCAGAACAAGCCGTCCGAAAAAAATCCTTCATTAAAATCTTCAAGGATAAATTGTTATTTCCATCTTGAAAATATATGATTCGATCATATTTATTACTTTAACTATCATATTACGGACATGATTCTCGCGCTACTGAGAATAGACACACTTCCTTTTTGGTTTACTTTCACATTTCATAATAAAATAGGCTCCCACGGGTTTTGTCGGGTTCGAGTGTTTTTTGATGTCAGTCAGTCTGATCAATATAGCAAGCTTCGCAACTTGGACAACAATATGATATACCACGCGACTTTTTAGAGACTCGTCAACCTTTGCTTGGGCGATGGAAGAACTGATTTCAGCATTCAGATGGTAAATGCTTTCCTTCAAGGTAAATTCAACTTTGCTTGGAGCATGTTTTATCGTTAGCCCGGTGTCGGTAGGCTTTGAATTGTCAGTACGTTTACAAGCTGTAATTCGATAGAATAAATTTCattggaaaaataaataaagggcAAAATGGCagtttaaatgaaaaaacattgactgaATCAAGTAATGaacattaaaaaaacgttcatgAATCGATTAAAAAAAACGTTgtgttttaaaagtaaaataaaactatCTACACAATCTTCAATAAGAGATAAAAGAATAAagcatattatttaaatatttttgttagcagTGAACTTATAATTTGTCTCCTTGGCTATTTGGATTTGAGTTATTTTGAGCACTCCCAAATATTTTATCAATTAAACTGCGGTTATGAAGCAAAATTATTGTCATAATGAAGATTAATAACGAATCGTCGAATCAGTTAACACAAAAGATGTATCCAGGACATCTTTAAGCCTTTTAAATGAATGTTCATCCTCaggaatttgttttttaacaagGGACTCaaaattcatatattttaaTGCTTTATATTATCTGTATGTGGAGTTTCGAAAAGATAAATTCTGGTAAGTCAAGAACATAGATTAAGACTGACAAAAATACATCATTCAATAAGTCATAACTCGCGATCACTCAACTTTGAGATGTAAAAATGCAGGCTTGTATAAAAGAGAACTAAATTCCATATCCCGCAGCAGTACCCGCTTTGTCAACACTGCACAGCAGATGGCCAGGAATCGCGCATAGCGAAAAACCATtcatatttgaattttttctaataaaaatgaGAGTCTACGGGTCAACATAAATAAATAGATATCTATTGtctcctttaaaaatttttgaaaaaaaaaatacaaaaaaatacgagCGAGCTaatatttctttgtgtttttacTTTCATACACATTCCACCAGTTACCATCTATAGGTAAAACCGCTTCTAATTCTTCAGTAAAATCATCGAacgttaaaaaatcaaaatggtcAACGCTGACTGGTTCTTTTCGACCTGTTGCCACAGCGACTATATGATCATCATCTAAAAGATATTCACTAAACGTCCaatcctttttaatatttttaacgtATAATACACTATCGGAACAGGGTCTGTTTATATCTAGAGATCTCGTATTGACATCAAACATCATATATTCAGCAGAATTTGTTCCAATGCCGGTGCCTATTGCTTTCACATAACTTTCTTTCAAACACCACAATCTATAAAAAGCTTTAAGTTGCAGCCATTCTTTTTGAAAGCTATAGATATAATTCCACTCGTCTTCTACGAATTGTCGTCTCATCAACTTAAAGAATGACGGAATGTCTGTGTTATTAGGCGTCACCACCTTCATCACGTCCACGCCGACATTTTGACGCGTACTAGCGGCCAACACTGTGTAATCACCTTGATGAGATACATTGAAGAAAAAGGTTTCATTACTTTTTAGCATATTGGCCAACTCTGGTTTTCCTTTCTCGTTCCTTCGCAATTTAATATTCTTCCAAGAAATACCGAGAGCTGATTTTATGCAATGACGTATCATTAATCGACCAATTAAACACAGTTTGTAATCATCCTGAAAACgaaatttttgtattctttcGTTTTCTTCCTGAGACACGGCGGAAAGGGCGGAGAGCAGTTGCTGTTTAGTGGGTTTCCATGACAACGCATTAAACGCCCATCGAATCTCCATCCTCATAATCCGTCCAATGAAACTTATTTGccctattaaaaaaattattttaagtacTATAAATTTAAACGTCAAGATTTAACCGATCATAACCCTTTATTGAAAGTCTTAAACAGGCTAAAAATGTTGGCAATTTTAAGGCACACTTTCGCACGGCATATTTAAGTCCCATGCATTCCCGACGAAAAGAAGAGTGTTAAATGTAACGGCATGAAAAATCAAATCTATATTTTTGCGTCGTCGGAGCTGCACAGAGCGACAGCGTGTAAGTTTTTAACTGTTCAATCTACTGGTAACTTTGTGGTAGCAGGGTCACGTCCAGTGCAAAAGGACGGCCCTTTCAATTTTCACTTGCTATAACCTTAGTGTGAATCGATCTTTTTTGATTAAAACAGAGCATGAGAACAAGATTGGTGCGTACGTTTTCTAGATGGGTTAACGTGCTTTCAGGGGTTCCGTAGCCcgaaaaaaaagcttttattagTGCTCGAACCACCTTCAGGAACCTCGttcaaaaagtattaaaaagtcATCCTAGGTAAATAACAAAGCTAGGCAATTTTTAGTTTTAAGTTTTTATCGAAgcaaaagaaacaataaaaacttGTATGTTCTTTTTGTATCTTATTTTTGCGACTTAGATTTTTACACATGCTTCGCAGGTAATTAATTTTACGAAATTAGCATGTGGGTTgacaaatctaaaaatatagcCTCAACACAAACCTTCTTAGAGATAACTTCTAAATAATACGTGCAGTCTTCACAGGGAATACAAATGCTACCACTTTTCAATTCGTCTTCATGTACAACATATGAACCACCACATCGACATTCGGTGAAATACTCATTTGTAACTAAACAtgtaaaaacagtttatataaAGGCGCTGGCCAACAAGTACGGGCAGGCATTGGAAGGTTCCTGTGGGGTGGTGGAATAACTATACACCCTAAAGGTGCTGCAAATTCGCGTGAATTCACATACTCGAACGTTTAGGATTATTTCAGATTTGTTATGTGTTACGAGAGTGTATCAgtttttgcaaataattttCCATTTCTCAAATGGGTGAAAGATCTCGTTTaccaattttcattttttcatcatGACAAAAGTAGGATTGTCAAGGTTGGATTACACCCACCCGATTATTAACACAAGGTTTTCACTTAGAACCCTTAGAAAtagtatattaaaaaaatgatgactAGACAAACACGACCACTTCTT
This is a stretch of genomic DNA from Hydractinia symbiolongicarpus strain clone_291-10 chromosome 9, HSymV2.1, whole genome shotgun sequence. It encodes these proteins:
- the LOC130657831 gene encoding L-aminoadipate-semialdehyde dehydrogenase-phosphopantetheinyl transferase-like — translated: MEIRWAFNALSWKPTKQQLLSALSAVSQEENERIQKFRFQDDYKLCLIGRLMIRHCIKSALGISWKNIKLRRNEKGKPELANMLKSNETFFFNVSHQGDYTVLAASTRQNVGVDVMKVVTPNNTDIPSFFKLMRRQFVEDEWNYIYSFQKEWLQLKAFYRLWCLKESYVKAIGTGIGTNSAEYMMFDVNTRSLDINRPCSDSVLYVKNIKKDWTFSEYLLDDDHIVAVATGRKEPVSVDHFDFLTFDDFTEELEAVLPIDGNWWNVYESKNTKKY